One Streptomyces sp. R28 DNA window includes the following coding sequences:
- a CDS encoding carbohydrate ABC transporter permease: MITKEATKVAPAPARPVADPPRPLKAGRNWDEVPRWQIYLPLSIYLVFTLIPFYWILLFAVRPSGSTSLLPWPITFDHFEKVWTERAFGTYFQNSVLVGVATLLMTTLVALAGGYALARFNFKVKRAFMLALLCSQFVPGALLLVPLFEIFAELQMINSLGSVILAETVFQLPLSMILISNFIKNVPYSLEEAAWVDGCNRMTAFRIVVLPLLRPGLIAVGSFAFVHSWNHFLFALMFLNNPDKQTIPVGLNTLMGADSVDLGALAAGGIIAAVPVVIVFAFIQKWLITGFSAGAVKG; encoded by the coding sequence GTGATCACCAAGGAGGCCACGAAGGTGGCGCCCGCTCCCGCGCGTCCGGTCGCGGACCCCCCGCGGCCGCTCAAGGCCGGCCGCAACTGGGACGAGGTCCCGCGCTGGCAGATCTATCTGCCGCTGTCGATCTACCTCGTCTTCACCCTGATCCCGTTCTACTGGATCCTGCTCTTCGCCGTCCGTCCGTCCGGCTCGACGTCGCTGCTGCCCTGGCCGATCACCTTCGACCACTTCGAGAAGGTGTGGACCGAGCGGGCCTTCGGCACCTACTTCCAGAACAGCGTGCTCGTCGGCGTCGCCACCCTGCTGATGACGACCCTGGTCGCGCTGGCCGGCGGCTACGCCCTCGCCCGGTTCAACTTCAAGGTCAAGCGGGCCTTCATGCTCGCCCTGCTGTGCTCCCAGTTCGTGCCGGGCGCGCTGCTCCTGGTGCCGCTGTTCGAGATCTTCGCCGAGCTGCAGATGATCAACTCGCTGGGCAGTGTCATCCTCGCCGAGACGGTCTTCCAGCTACCGCTGTCGATGATCCTGATCAGCAACTTCATCAAGAACGTGCCGTACTCCCTGGAGGAGGCGGCCTGGGTCGACGGCTGCAACCGGATGACGGCCTTCAGGATCGTCGTCCTGCCGCTGCTGCGGCCCGGTCTGATCGCCGTCGGCTCCTTCGCCTTCGTGCACTCCTGGAACCACTTCCTGTTCGCCCTGATGTTCCTCAACAACCCGGACAAGCAGACCATCCCGGTCGGCCTCAACACCCTGATGGGCGCGGACAGTGTCGACCTGGGTGCACTGGCCGCCGGCGGCATCATCGCGGCCGTGCCCGTCGTGATCGTGTTCGCCTTCATCCAGAAGTGGCTGATCACGGGCTTCAGCGCGGGGGCGGTGAAGGGATGA
- a CDS encoding carbohydrate ABC transporter permease yields MAQAAAVAKPPAPPRRRRASATPRRLPYLLIAPAALLMLGFIAYPVISVFYYSLQEYNPTKPWRNGFAGFDNFVHAFTDDPLFWDTLVFSAKWVVVEVGLQLLFGLALALIVNQTFVGRALGRALVFSPWAVSGVLTSAIWVLLYNSQTGITRYLADVGIGSYGTSWLSDTSTVFPAAIVADLWRGVPFFAILILADLQSVSKDLYEAAEVDGASRIKQFWHITLPHLKDAIVLSTLLRAVWEFNNVDLLYTLTGGGPAGETTTLPLYIANTSVDAHNFGYASALTTVAFVILLFCSMVYLRLSKFGGEDK; encoded by the coding sequence ATGGCCCAAGCCGCAGCCGTGGCGAAACCGCCCGCGCCACCCCGGCGACGCCGTGCCTCCGCCACGCCGCGCAGGCTCCCGTATCTGCTGATCGCCCCGGCGGCCCTGCTCATGCTGGGATTCATCGCCTACCCGGTCATCAGCGTCTTCTACTACAGCCTGCAGGAGTACAACCCCACCAAGCCGTGGCGGAACGGCTTCGCGGGCTTCGACAACTTCGTCCACGCCTTCACCGACGACCCGCTGTTCTGGGACACGCTCGTCTTCAGCGCCAAGTGGGTCGTCGTGGAGGTCGGGCTGCAACTGCTGTTCGGGCTCGCGCTCGCGCTGATCGTCAACCAGACCTTCGTGGGACGGGCGCTCGGCCGTGCGCTCGTGTTCTCCCCCTGGGCCGTCTCCGGCGTGCTGACCTCGGCGATCTGGGTGCTGCTCTACAACTCCCAGACGGGCATCACCCGTTACCTCGCGGACGTGGGCATCGGCTCCTACGGCACCAGCTGGCTGTCGGACACCTCCACCGTGTTCCCGGCGGCGATCGTCGCCGACCTGTGGCGCGGCGTGCCCTTCTTCGCGATCCTCATCCTCGCCGACCTCCAGTCCGTCTCGAAGGACCTGTACGAGGCCGCCGAGGTCGACGGGGCCAGCCGCATCAAGCAGTTCTGGCACATCACACTGCCCCATCTGAAGGACGCCATCGTCCTGTCCACGCTGCTGCGCGCGGTGTGGGAGTTCAACAACGTCGACCTGCTCTACACGCTGACCGGCGGCGGCCCGGCGGGAGAGACGACGACCCTCCCGCTGTACATCGCCAACACATCCGTGGACGCCCACAACTTCGGTTACGCGTCCGCCCTGACCACGGTCGCGTTCGTGATCCTGCTCTTCTGCTCGATGGTCTATCTGCGGCTGAGCAAGTTCGGAGGTGAGGACAAGTGA
- the araD gene encoding L-arabinonate dehydratase: MTSEKSTRRKRPEELRSHQWYGAEGQLRTWSHNARMRQLGYEAEEYRGRPVIAVLNTWSDINPCHVHLRERAEAVKRGVWQAGGFPLEFPVATLSETYQKPTPMLYRNLLAMETEELLRSYPIDAAVLLGGCDKSTPALLMGAASADVTSIFVPAGPMLPGHWRGETLGSGTDMWKYWDEHRAGNLTDCELRELQGGLARSPGHCMTMGTASTMTAAAEALGMTLPGASSIPAVDSGHERMAAASGRRAVELAWTGLRPSEILTREAFEDAVTTVLGLGGSTNAVIHLIAMAGRADVKLTLDDFDRIARTVPFLANVRPGGQTYLMEDFYFAGGLPAFLSRITDLLHLDRPTVNGTLGEQIEGAVVHNDDVIRTRDNPVAGEGGVAVLRGNLCPDGAVIKHIAAEQHLLKHTGPAVVFDDYKTMQRTINDPSLGITADSVIVLRNAGPKGGPGMPEYGMLPIPDHLLKQGVRDMVRISDARMSGTSYGACVLHVAPESYIGGPLALVRTGDPITLDVESRTLHLHVDDEELERRRAKWTPPPARYERGYGALYNEQITQADTGCDFEFLARPGKVADPYAG; the protein is encoded by the coding sequence ATGACCAGCGAGAAGAGCACCCGCCGAAAGCGCCCCGAGGAACTCAGAAGCCATCAGTGGTACGGCGCCGAGGGCCAGCTGCGCACCTGGTCGCACAACGCCCGCATGCGCCAGCTCGGCTACGAGGCGGAGGAGTACCGGGGCCGCCCGGTGATCGCCGTACTCAACACCTGGTCCGACATCAACCCCTGCCACGTCCATCTGCGTGAGCGTGCCGAGGCGGTCAAGCGGGGGGTGTGGCAGGCCGGGGGTTTCCCGCTCGAGTTCCCGGTCGCCACGCTCTCCGAGACGTACCAGAAGCCGACCCCGATGCTCTACCGCAACCTGCTCGCGATGGAGACGGAGGAGCTGCTGCGGTCGTACCCGATCGACGCGGCGGTGCTGCTCGGCGGCTGCGACAAGTCGACGCCGGCGCTGCTCATGGGCGCGGCCTCGGCCGATGTCACGTCGATCTTCGTGCCCGCCGGGCCGATGCTGCCGGGGCACTGGCGCGGTGAGACCCTCGGGTCCGGCACCGACATGTGGAAGTACTGGGACGAGCATCGCGCGGGCAACCTGACGGACTGTGAACTGCGGGAGCTCCAGGGCGGGTTGGCGCGTTCACCCGGGCACTGCATGACCATGGGCACCGCCTCCACGATGACCGCGGCGGCGGAAGCCCTCGGCATGACCCTGCCCGGTGCCTCCTCGATCCCGGCCGTCGACTCCGGGCACGAGCGCATGGCCGCCGCCTCCGGTCGCCGCGCCGTGGAGCTCGCCTGGACCGGGCTGAGGCCGTCCGAGATCCTCACCCGCGAGGCCTTCGAGGACGCCGTCACCACGGTGCTCGGCCTGGGCGGCTCCACCAACGCGGTCATCCACCTGATCGCGATGGCCGGCCGGGCGGACGTCAAGCTCACCCTCGACGACTTCGACCGCATCGCGCGTACCGTGCCGTTTCTCGCGAACGTCCGTCCGGGCGGTCAGACGTACCTCATGGAGGACTTCTACTTCGCCGGCGGTCTGCCCGCCTTCCTCTCGCGGATCACCGACCTGCTGCACCTGGACCGGCCGACCGTCAACGGCACCCTGGGGGAGCAGATCGAGGGCGCCGTCGTCCACAACGACGACGTGATCCGCACCCGCGACAACCCGGTCGCCGGCGAAGGCGGGGTCGCCGTGCTGCGCGGCAACCTCTGCCCGGACGGCGCCGTCATCAAGCACATCGCCGCCGAACAGCACCTGCTCAAGCACACCGGCCCCGCGGTCGTCTTCGACGACTACAAGACGATGCAGCGGACCATCAACGACCCGTCGCTCGGCATCACCGCCGACAGCGTGATCGTGCTCCGCAACGCGGGCCCCAAGGGTGGTCCGGGCATGCCCGAGTACGGCATGCTGCCGATCCCCGACCACCTGCTGAAGCAGGGTGTACGGGACATGGTGCGGATCTCCGACGCCCGGATGAGCGGCACGAGTTACGGCGCGTGCGTGCTGCACGTGGCGCCGGAGTCGTACATCGGCGGACCGCTGGCCCTGGTGCGGACCGGGGACCCGATCACCCTGGACGTCGAGTCGCGCACGCTCCATCTGCACGTGGACGACGAGGAGTTGGAGCGCCGCAGGGCGAAGTGGACGCCGCCGCCCGCACGGTACGAGCGCGGCTACGGCGCGCTCTACAACGAGCAGATCACGCAGGCCGACACCGGCTGCGACTTCGAGTTCCTCGCCCGGCCGGGCAAGGTCGCGGATCCCTACGCGGGCTGA